A single window of Toxoplasma gondii ME49 chromosome Ib, whole genome shotgun sequence DNA harbors:
- a CDS encoding hypothetical protein (encoded by transcript TGME49_208350) yields the protein MTSVVPVDFIPTGAVVVSIFTDADFAQYPILIPHLWLFLTRKLLSLLFKTMATLTNRGIFGSAVAAALGQDDVGESTQSCNSLRNEKSGRSKVSRGDLPPRVSVFDRMEGGREARQSAQLASTSGSVRRVIDSSRRRLVVDTCTDETDDAWETDGFGPVRRRQTALNTRSLRSNPLRTAAGASRPSRFGPQDVDWPRRQRETEKAGSAALSARGKDEWTHDFFDGDVTSCPGSSVFIRGLPAGVRESALRDKLAVCGTVLALKIDGGRLPTALVAFLERSAARKAVQTFHGTRMRGSGAYGVSDVLKVAEVDKSRQPESAPVVEEVDDTSYLDGFTSTSVRTKGVLGQMRSEPFLPGTAPRTSIFERLT from the exons ATGACTTCAGTTGTTCCGGTTGACTTTATACCGACAGGAGCCGTTGTCGTTTCAATATTTACTGACGCAGATTTTGCTCAATATCCTATCTTGATTCCTCACCTTTGGTTATTCCTGACAAGGAAGCtactctctctgttgttcaAGACAATGGCGACGCTCACGAACCGCGGCATCTTTGGGAGTGCAGTGGCGGCGGCACTGGGACAGGACGATGTCGGTGAAAGCACACAGTCTTGCAATTCTTTACGGAATGAGAAGAGTGGCCGTTCCAAAGTTTCGCGCGGAGATTTGCCGCCTCGCGTGTCAGTGTTTGATCGAAtggaaggaggcagagaagcgaggcagTCTGCGCAGCTCGCGTCAACATCTGGGTCGGTTCGACGGGTCATTGATTCTTCACGGAGAAGGCTTGTCGTGGACACTTGCACAGACGAAACCGACGACGCTTGGGAAACCGACGGTTTCGGTCCGGTGCGCCGCCGACAGACTGCCCTAAATACAAGAAGTTTGCGCTCAAACCCCTTACGGACAGCCGCGGGAGCTTCTCG ACCTAGTCGATTTGGCCCCCAGGATGTGGACTGGCCACGCCGCcagcgggagacagagaaggccgGCTCGGCAGCACTGTCTGCTCGGGGAAAGGACGAGTGGACGCACGATTTCTTCGACGGAGATGTCACCAGCTGTCCAGGATCTTCAGTATTCATTCGGGGACTTCCTGCTGGAGTTCGGGAAAGCGCCTTGCGGGACAAACTGGCTGTGTGTGGAACAGTTCTCGCTCTCAAG ATCGATGGCGGGCGCTTGCCGACGGCCCTTGTCGCTTTTCTGGAGCGGAGCGCAGCCAGGAAAGCTGTACAAACGTTCCATGGGACTCGCATGCGCGGATCAGGCGCCTACGGTGTCAGCGACGTGCTCAAAGTGGCAGAAGTGGATAAATCGAGACAGCCAGAGTCGGCACCTGTGGTAGAAGAGGTCGACGACACTTCCTACCTTGATGGCTTCACATCGACATCTGTTCGGACGAAGGGTGTTCTGG GTCAGATGCGGTCCGAGCCCTTTCTCCCGGGGACCGCTCCGCGGACGTCCATTTTCGAGAGATTAACGTAG
- a CDS encoding hypothetical protein (encoded by transcript TGME49_208360~Predicted trans-membrane domain (TMHMM2.0):325-348:762-785) — translation MSSPGHQGTDEPHLPSRLPPESDRDSRFSQSSPEPSSWASSTASFRSCTAPESSNGKNDSGRQNGSVWESFYSSPTQKSLSHSSSSRQLSHTQRRNSGELSRVRRASFHSSTSPGGRRWSSITEPFCTWSTFRGKHAGSFNQGTLSTPESDASPVACAPKRASTRWTPRRASKGSSNVPTFPNMFSNGCGAPEMMPHSRSPHLPDYPDRKRSQEQIPMVHAPENGSRSGSRAPCEVSEWNRSSSARIELTSSPEAHTNKNNHRGSAVLGVQRTDGVERDGGTGEGPSSHFSSHFTGGLAAAVAGVRTLLPKVGTIWSRVSDSVWRMVVVVGGTSICCSCVTVFFLAVASMSFLLLSAYVTPPPLAEFPVYFDYFPALSEALSTSPFVSENFVPPTPTSSVAASIPSPVSSPKSSVPMSSWIQVNSTWSVSIPSAILVDEDSHGGSAFRRRCSTGELSPFWSYLCHPSVLDLLVRRPARVHRNPRTWEERGEFVGLSDSGRDFDIPVSVDSSSEHEKVWRGVSWNSSPGAFEASGDFPWSSYLMPGSSSIAVAAVPFSNRSWEFLPADAQMYAPPAPLSVHRKTKRAPVPRMAQSTGEDKDLSASFFATLDASQLPADNNLDVYLTTSYPLNRWNSQLPPVMLSLLLFSSNHTPVAKATRSLLPGTPTDRMARSAAVVPEHSWTSWLAPSSWFATVFSLFPLTFFRAPETRPTDVFSSMLFFEAFPFPLTRRVQYAQVLMYPPLHASRAALVFVPKLHGFRAFLAAHWSAVLFFLVVCLFFCCASCTCCGALGLTYFVLPLGINDLDDGSNAHIPHGGDNTTTERNQNHDNSPRSRHGSLPCSCRACAPLGQTQSPDGISRPNEAVPLGGCELVPRQVTNSVQDGGREPRLMDASKDLPANDGKNHPCSDQEQHRFAPAVNQEGTAREARVDFELLKQERQMDHKEGESSSLVENELDATLPPSLAGEAKARGLELRKRRPSARDD, via the coding sequence ATGAGCTCCCCTGGCCATCAGGGCACGGATGAGCCGCATCTGCCGTCTCGCCTGCCTCCCGAAAGTGACCGCGATTCTCGATTTTCTCAATCGTCCCCCGAGCCTTCCTCGTGGGCCTCGTCTACGGCCTCGTTCCGCAGTTGTACTGCCCCAGAGTCGAGCAACGGGAAAAATGACTCTGGAAGACAAAACGGATCCGTGTGGGAGTCGTTCTATTCCTCCCCAACGCAAAAGAGTCTTTCACATAGTTCCTCAAGCCGCCAGTTATCGCACACTCAGCGAAGAAACTCTGGCGAGCTGAGCCGAGTTCGGCGGGCGTCCTTTCATTCAAGCACAAGCCCGGGCGGCAGGCGGTGGAGCTCAATCACAGAGCCCTTTTGCACATGGAGTACATTCAGAGGGAAACACGCAGGTTCTTTTAACCAGGGGACCTTATCGACTCCTGAATCGGATGCTTCTCCAGTTGCCTGCGCCCCAAAGCGGGCCTCGACACGCTGGACTCCCCGACGAGCATCTAAGGGATCCTCCAATGTACCGACGTTTCCAAACATGTTTTCCAATGGATGTGGCGCCCCTGAAATGATGCCTCATTCCCGGAGTCCACACCTCCCAGACTACCCAGACCGGAAGAGAAGCCAAGAGCAAATTCCTATGGTGCATGCCCCTGAAAATGGCTCCAGAAGCGGCTCGCGAGCGCCTTGTGAGGTGTCTGAGTGGAACCGCTCCTCTTCGGCGAGGATAGAActcacttcttctccagaggcTCACACTAATAAGAACAACCACAGAGGAAGTGCCGTTCTGGGTGTGCAGCGAACAGAcggtgtggagagagacggggggACTGGAGAAGGACCCTCATCACATTTTTCTTCTCACTTCACTGGTGGACTTGCAGCGGCCGTTGCAGGGGTACGAACACTGCTGCCCAAAGTTGGGACCATCTGGTCGCGAGTTTCGGATTCCGTGTGGCGGATGGTGGTAGTTGTGGGAGGTACGAGTATATGCTGTTCATGTGTtactgttttttttcttgccgTCGCGTCCatgtctttcctccttctcagCGCGTATGTTACACCTCCTCCTCTTGCTGAGTTCCCGGTCTACTTCGACTACTTCCCCGCCCTTTCTGAAGCTCTGAGTACTTCTCCGTTCGTTTCAGAGAACTTCGTTCCGCCTACGCCAACGTCTTCTGTCGCGGCCTCTATCCCTTCGCCTGTATCTTCCCCGAAGTCATCAGTCCCCATGTCTTCGTGGATCCAAGTAAACTCCACGTGGTCCGTGTCGATTCCTTCTGCGATTCTCGTGGACGAGGACTCGCACGGCGGTTCTGCATTTCGAAGGCGATGCTCCACCGGAGAACTCAGCCCGTTTTGGAGCTACCTTTGTCATCCTTCCGTTCTAGATCTGCTGGTCCGCCGGCCTGCGCGAGTACACCGGAATCCGCGTACCTGGGAGGAACGTGGGGAATTTGTGGGTCTTTCTGACTCGGGGCGCGACTTCGATATCCCTGTGTCAGTTGACTCTTCTTCGGAGCATGAAAAAGTCTGGAGAGGCGTGTCATGGAATTCTTCACCGGGAGCCTTTGAAGCTAGCGGAGACTTTCCGTGGTCATCCTACCTTATGCCAGGCTCCTCCTCCATCGCTGTGGCGGCTGTCCCGTTTTCGAATCGGTCGTGGGAGTTTCTCCCCGCGGATGCGCAAATGTATGCGCCTCCAGCCCCACTCTCCGTGcacaggaagacgaagcgcgcACCTGTCCCGCGCATGGCGCAGTCCACCGGAGAGGATAAAGATCTCTCGGCCTCTTTCTTTGCAACACTAGATGCTTCTCAGCTTCCCGCAGACAATAACCTCGACGTGTATCTTACCACGTCTTATCCACTCAACAGGTGGAATTCCCAGTTGCCACCGGTTATGCTTTCGCTGCTGCTCTTTTCCTCCAACCACACTCCGGTGGCCAAGGCAACCAGGTCTCTTCTGCCCGGCACCCCGACAGACAGGATGGCAAGGTCAGCTGCTGTCGTTCCTGAGCATTCGTGGACCTCTTGGCTTGCCCCATCGTCTTGGTTCGCGACCGtgttttcactttttcctcTAACCTTCTTTCGTGCTCCTGAAACCCGACCAACGgatgttttctcttccatgCTCTTCTTTGAGGCCTTCCCTTTTCCTTTAACGCGACGAGTGCAGTATGCCCAAGTGCTGATGTATCCTCCACTTCACGCTTCTAGGGCTGCCCTAGTTTTCGTTCCGAAGCTACATGGCTTCCGCGCTTTCCTCGCTGCTCACTGGTCTGCtgtccttttttttcttgttgtTTGCTTGTTCTTCTGCTGTGCATCATGCACCTGTTGTGGGGCCCTTGGCTTGACTTACTTTGTACTCCCCCTCGGAATCAACGACCTTGACGACGGCAGCAACGCACACATTCCTCATGGAGGTGATAATACAACTACGGAAAGGAATCAGAACCATGACAACAGCCCGCGGTCGCGCCACGGAAGCTTGCCCTGCTCGTGCAGAGCTTGTGCTCCTCTTGGACAGACCCAGTCGCCGGATGGTATCTCGCGACCTAACGAAGCTGTCCCCCTAGGCGGCTGTGAACTTGTTCCTCGCCAAGTTACAAATTCTGTACAGGATGGCGGCAGAGAGCCTCGTTTGATGGACGCATCTAAAGACCTACCTGCTAACGATGGAAAAAACCACCCGTGCAGCGACCAAGAACAACATCGATTTGCTCCCGCCGTAAATCAGGAAGGGACTGCACGTGAAGCGCGCGTGGATTTTGAGTTGTTGAAACAAGAAAGGCAGATGGACCACAAGGAAGgagagtcttcttccttAGTTGAGAACGAACTGGATGCGactctccctccctctcttgctggagaagcgaaagcgagaggcCTCGAactcagaaaaagaaggccTTCAGCGAGAGATGACTGA
- a CDS encoding myosin heavy chain, putative (encoded by transcript TGME49_208370~Predicted trans-membrane domain (TMHMM2.0):6-26:968-991): MRNRRRGLLIFGIVTAMLWLFIDVTTTESAGVQPLTAEAASPGGIPESRPLRYPFPATASKLNRNATYRVRGKTCAYTYRSNDGSFNFTPVPEGGLLNVASLENVEVLNDPLAQAIEDANVVGELVERAKNRRSDVGGDVDEFVLRAETLATELKQALVTRDLARVEQTEEAFRKDFDALREVHSSIQNVQGEMQTALDRGKELLVHLEGIAKNLRDNALLNKVLRMYSTQLQNEMAASVRERASTEAFIAQSNETMKRLQKEYREGMENLEKHKQILQQVDDVGKQLLGIGSVRKVMHAALKTAQEIKTQSAAAEQDADRGLVRVEALSYACNRSETEIRNEMSKLLKVETELLKAVEEMEHRLKGGPRSKTSEAARLALEEMRNRIQRSAHAVEDLGQECYKALDEARVHLENCKKKNTERIQAKISGTQALIQRTREWLGQSQKDNLRDVQLKLEEHTRLLKALTQTIDNNFEDFSRVSSATAAAQSVAAALAEFEKNFNASAAKLQEEHQLVLRELEELVNGSDTPQIRLQIGVVATELRQSSEGLKHFAEQVSSSGLKEDFRQSVLALLRRQLLAAVDNIADAKRLEAHVMDLIKKSSDDVAAFRRTMAAAETEVEQLATKNKQKGSRSGPDAFPNDPKVCNNLRVLRRKQIEALRQLATSAEAVKVNSNTDVTEMEKKIDLARRVSTSVRDILANQALLAAVDDIDIPEQQGKHTEQLRGEAERLEKEVKQLETQLQKTKDAVRGRENLLEIEVANLGDAGNEVISEFVELLKKAAEEALKEGPKLETLLAHLERLANNFKAKREGNAPNPLPIDGSFTEEEAVAEAAMDADEIFRAASDKNDELQKKLKDYQEQIDSLLNDVGLTKGLLEALVPQTRTTGERQSSGRRLSSSAILTGQQIGTYRQELAVIEEALTNEKQKIKDMGMRGQKAIEDVATKGAEQVPPASQRSTHEATNGTWWSHGLLLGVALGICIPFVIAIIALIRCYYGRKKKRETGASNALSEEHATRVASEASDTPGRGTSANVDHLQGRKGYSPEFGDLEKAFSGVEHPVIAGIVPRETLETPPAGTPDTSHMQYMVDEHYTVARNLYRGAEHELSFEGFPTAVVRKQRTQPRE; this comes from the exons ATGAGGAACAGACGGAGGGGATTGTTAATTTTCGGGATCGTTACAGCCATGCTCTGGCTGTTTATTGATGTAACAACGACGGAAAGTGCAGGTGTTCAGCCGTTAACAGCAGAAGCCGCCAGTCCAGGTGGTATACCAGAAAGCCGTCCGCTTAGATATCCCTTCCCTGCAACAG CGTCGAAGCTCAACCGAAACGCGACTTACCGTGTACGAGGCAAAACGTGCGCGTACACATACAGAAGCAACGATGGTTCATTCAATTTCACGCCGGTGCCAGAAGGTGGCCTTCTGAACGTAGCTTCACTTGAAAACGTTGAAGTGCTGAACG ATCCTCTAGCACAAGCCATAGAAGATGCAAATGTTGTGGGAGAGCTAGTTGAACGAGCAAAGAATAGAAGATCGGATGTCGGTGGCGACGTGGACGAATTCGTATTACGGGCGGAGACCCTGGCCACGGAGCTCAAGCAGGCACTGGTAACCCGGGATCTTGCACGCGTAGAACAAACCGAAGAAGCATTTCGCAAAGACTTCGACGCGTTGCGTGAA GTCCACTCTTCTATCCAGAACGTCCAGGGGGAGATGCAAACGGCCCTTGATCGAGGAAAAGAATTGCTGGTACATTTAGAAGGGATTGCGAAGAATTTGCGCGATAATGCGTTGTTGAATAAGGTGCTGAGAATGTACAGCACTCAGTTACAGAATGAGATGGCAGCATCAGTGCGCGAACGGGCGTCGACGGAGGCCTTCATTGCACAGTCCAACGAAACTATGAAAAGGCTGCAGAAGGAGTATCGTGAGGGCATGGAGAACTTAGAAAAGCACAAGCAAATCTTGCAACAGGTCGATGATGTGGGTAAACAACTGCTTGGTATAGGGTCTGTCCGAAAGGTGATGCATGCTGCTTTGAAGACTGCGCAGGAGATTAAGACGCAGTCAGCTGCTGCCGAACAAGACGCTGATCGGGGGCTCGTTAGAGTCGAAGCACTCTCATACGCGTGTAATCGTTCTGAGACGGAGATTCGGAACGAGATGAGCAAACTTCTGAAGGTAGAAACGGAATTGCTGAAGGCTGTTGAAGAAATGGAACACAGACTTAAGGGCGGTCCCCGGTCCAAGACATCTGAAGCAGCAAGACTAGCCCTAGAGGAGATGCGCAACCGTATTCAACGGTCAGCTCACGCGGTAGAAGATCTTGGTCAGGAATGTTACAAAGCATTAGACGAAGCGAGGGTCCATCTGGAAAATTGCAAAAAGAAAAATACTGAACGGATTCAAGCGAAGATCAGCGGAACTCAAGCACTCATACAGCGCACGAGAGAATGGCTGGGGCAATCCCAAAAAGACAATCTCAGAGATGTGCAGCTGAAGCTTGAAGAGCACACGCGGCTGCTGAAGGCACTAACACAGACGATCGACAACAACTTTGAGGATTTCTCTCGTGTTTCGTCTGCCACAGCCGCTGCACAAAGTGTGGCTGCTGCACTTGCAGAATTTGAGAAGAATTTTAATGCGTCCGCAGCAAAACTTCAAGAGGAACACCAACTGGTGTTGCGTGAACTGGAGGAGCTGGTGAACGGGTCTGACACACCACAAATCCGGTTACAGATCGGGGTTGTGGCGACAGAATTGAGACAGAGTTCTGAAGGTCTCAAACATTTCGCAGAGCAAGTGAGTTCGTCAGGACTCAAGGAGGACTTCAGACAGTCGGTTCTTGCTTTACTTCGTCGGCAACTGTTAGCAGCCGTTGACAACATCGCTGATGCTAAACGACTCGAGGCGCATGTGATGGATCTCATCAAAAAGTCTTCTGATGACGTTGCTGCATTCCGTCGCACTATGGCGgctgcagaaacggaggTGGAGCAACTTGCCACTAAGAATAAACAGAAAGGCTCTCGCAGTGGACCAGATGCGTTTCCGAACGATCCGAAGGTTTGCAACAACCTCAGAGTACTTCGCAGGAAACAGATTGAAGCACTGCGTCAGCTGGCAACAAGCGCTGAAGCAGTGAAGGTCAATTCCAACACTGATGTCACGGAAATGGAAAAGAAAATTGACCTAGCGCGGCGGGTGAGCACATCAGTACGGGATATTCTTGCTAATCAGGCCCTCCTCGCTGCTGTCGACGATATCGACATACCAGAACAGCAAGGAAAGCACACCGAACAACTTCGCGGCGAAGCTGAGCGGCTTGAAAAAGAAGTTAAGCAACTAGAGACCCAGCTACAGAAAACCAAAGATGCGGTCAGAGGGCGAGAGAACCTTTTGGAAATTGAAGTGGCGAACCTAGGGGACGCTGGCAACGAAGTGATCTCGGAGTTTGTGGAATTGCTCAAGAAGGCTGCGGAAGAGGCACTCAAAGAAGGACCTAAGTTGGAGACGCTACTTGCTCATCTCGAGCGCCTGGCGAACAATTTCAAGGCGAAACGAGAGGGAAATGCTCCGAACCCGCTTCCCA TCGATGGAAGTTTCactgaggaggaagcggtCGCAGAAGCAGCAATGGACGCTGACGAAATCTTCCGTGCAGCATCTGATAAGAACGACGAGCTCCAAAAGAAACTGAAAGATTACCAGGAACAGATTGACTCTCTGCTAAACGACGTAGGTCTGACGAAAGGTTTGCTTGAGGCCCTTGTGCCACAAACGCGCACAACTGGTGAGAGACAGAGCTCTGGACGGCggttgtcttcttcagcaATTTTGACAGGGCAACAGATTGGAACGTACCGTCAGGAATTGGCCGTCATTGAGGAGGCTCTGACAaacgagaagcaaaagaTAAAAGACATGGGAATGAGAGGCCAGAAAGCTATCGAGGATGTTGCTACAAAAGGAGCGGAACAGGTACCGCCAGCAAGCCAACGATCCACTCACGAAGCGACGAACGGCACCTGGTGGAGCCATGGACTACTTCTCGGCGTTGCATTAGGGATTTGCATTCCTTTCGTAATCGCCATTATTGCCCTCATCAGATGTTACTAcggacgaaagaagaagcgagaaacaggagCCTCAAACGCTCTGAGCGAGGAACATGCAACACGTGTCGCAAGCGAAGCTTCCGACACGCCCGGTCGAGGCACCTCGGCGAATGTGGACCATCTACAGGGCAGAAAAGGTTATTCGCCAGAGTTCGGAGATCTCGAAAAAGCCTTTTCGGGCGTCGAACATCCTGTGATAGCCGGTATTGTACCTCGTGAGACGCTGGAGACACCCCCGGCAGGGACACCAGATACGTCGCACATGCAGTACATGGTCGACGAACATTATACCGTTGCACGCAACCTATATAGAGGTGCAGAACACGAACTCAGTTTTGAAGGATTTCCAACAGCTGTTGTTCGCAAGCAGCGAACGCAGCCAAGGGAGTAG